The sequence gagagagagagagagagggtagATAAATTGAAACTAACTGTCAATTGAAGTTACGGATGAATCGAAATCGAAATCCACATGATTCTGATCAAATCAACCAACGAGCTCCTCCTCCTTGTGGGTCTCAATGGTGACATCGGAAGTAGGGTACGCAGCGCACATCAGAACCCACCCCTCCTCGATCTGATCGTAGTCCAGGTAGCTCTGGTCCGACTGGTCCACCCGCCACTGACCACCTTCCCGGCGCAGGAGGAGCAAGATCCGGCGCCGCACGAGTACGGAAGACCATGCCCCACCTCCTCCGCCTTCTCCAGGAGGTACTCGTCGTCTGCGCAACTGAAGGTCAGCTCTCCGCTGGGGGTGATAGCTTCACGTTGTATGTCGCCATGCAGGTGACTCTTCCGCCGGAGGATGGGGACTTGAGGCCGAAGAGTGCGGCCTGGTTGAGGCCGGGGAGGGAACGGATGCTGGTGGCGCATACTACCGGCTTGCGGGAGAGCACGGCGGCGCTGAACATGGTGCTTGAGAGGCTCACCATTGTTGGCTGAGGGGTGTGTAGGTGCGTGTGATGAAGAGGAGATGAGTTATCCGCCACATGGCGATATCTTATGGCTCCtgttatcattttaattgtcacatatttttttattcctatttaaattcaattttatgttacaaattttatcccaccttttattacaattaaatatatatatatatttaaacacatatatataatattacatttattttattttagaataattttatacacataataaaatttaggataatttggtgtaattataagtaGTTTTTCGTagcttgaaaaattacatttagtatcgctgatatttgtatatgtataataaatagatcagtctgttaattcaaattcatcaaaactCGCtaataatagcaaaaaaatgaataaaaattcatagttttctcaattgacttattataggtTAAACAAGTATTTTCTGACCAGTGAATTAGTgtatgaagatgtataaggatagtttgattaaaaaaattttgtttgacttgcaataaatcagtaataaacaaattgagtgtaaatatgaatttttatttcctttttctaatataaacaaatttattaaattttgattagtgaataattctatttattaaacgaTAACAAACGTGAGTTGCACtaaacataattttctatataacaaaaagtttatatatataatattataattataccaaattttatgaGAGGACGGTgctgtaattattcctaaaatttaatCCGTTGATTGCCACTATATCTAACGTACTGAATTCAATTTTggcctcctttttttttttttgaggttcttattcttgttttgtatcattattatttggaaaaaaaaattccggATAAGGTCAAACCAATTCAATTATAGTGTAAGTGTGATACActtattttatgattgatcattttttcttaattgtataccaatcacatgacaagtatATTGTACTTGCCATGTAATTGTTTCAAGTTTGATCAAACTGAGTCCGgacaaaataatcaaattatgttAACGTTTTATAACTTATGGTCCGTAAATTTTGTGCATTCATTTCTATATGTCtatcaaactttttaaaataatgtttgtacatgaaaatattgcaa comes from Sesamum indicum cultivar Zhongzhi No. 13 linkage group LG10, S_indicum_v1.0, whole genome shotgun sequence and encodes:
- the LOC105172550 gene encoding LOW QUALITY PROTEIN: ferredoxin-like (The sequence of the model RefSeq protein was modified relative to this genomic sequence to represent the inferred CDS: inserted 2 bases in 2 codons), encoding MVSLSSTMFSAAVLSRKPVVCATSIRSLPGLNQAALFGLKSPSSGGRVTCMATYNVKXITPSGELTFSCADDEYLLEKAEEVGHGLPYSCGAGSCSSCAGKVVSGXVDQSDQSYLDYDQIEEGWVLMCAAYPTSDVTIETHKEEELVG